From Woronichinia naegeliana WA131, the proteins below share one genomic window:
- a CDS encoding transposase codes for MLEWWTKNFASCELGDERLNNRAFSIGKKLSEGFGKALSEVFKGGNELKRAYQQFQIQMV; via the coding sequence ATGTTGGAATGGTGGACAAAAAACTTTGCCAGTTGTGAATTGGGAGACGAGAGGCTAAACAATCGTGCCTTCTCGATTGGGAAAAAGTTAAGTGAGGGGTTTGGAAAAGCCTTATCAGAAGTGTTTAAGGGAGGAAACGAGTTAAAGAGGGCCTATCAGCAATTCCAAATTCAAATGGTATAA
- a CDS encoding tetratricopeptide repeat protein, with protein sequence MLDFGLNGKSQNYEQAIALLGQCIEANAEEINYYWYLGLAYLLNKQEESAKNIFLLAFSQGAQEKIEKQKDDLIKILEAYCLMSIERGYLNQVRAILNTIFFLREDYLNLDLDLDLAIDQTLNSLYQSGIQFAQNEQYQKAEDSFLKILELVEDPLTWYNVAVLYYKSEQLIKSENAINSAIALSPRNATYFYTLGLILEKKQKLQEAIVNYKKTIDLDKFYADAYNNLGNLYKNIDLENEALIIWKKALSFCPNHHGAYINFGNFYLHKRDYQKAELIYQAAIKNKICQVEIYDGFTQTLNELGKTKESIDLLDQAVLLFPDSLLLLRRKELFLPPIYVDQEEIFSYREHFSDGLETLSQAIDLSTQEGIRKAYEIINGQSKAGQTNFYLAYQGYNDLELQKKYGRLINDIMKAAYPQWAKPLNIRKPTDNRKLKVGYVSQRMQSLLARLLIGWIEHRDPNKFEIYSYYIGETIEQNNQYFQLLSDHYFHFPNQLEEACKQIIDDQIDILVYFEIGMEPLISQLANLRLAPIQCATWGHPMTTGFPMIDYFLSSDSMEPKEAQSHYSEQLVRLPKLGFNIVLPPYLEATKKRDYFNIDNKNIVYLSCQYLPKYLPQYDYIFPEIYQRVPNAKFVFIKRTGSEAITEVFKERLDYIFSQYQLNYKDSCCFLLGLNSPDYFNFLHLSDIFLDTIGWSGGFTSLDAIACDLPVVTCPGEFMRGRHSYGILKMLEIEETIAYSETDYIKIAIKLGCNSKWRKKIRDQVRANKHKIYNDQSCVLSLEKFYCHVSKNK encoded by the coding sequence TTGCTGGATTTTGGACTTAACGGGAAAAGTCAGAATTATGAACAGGCGATCGCTCTTTTGGGGCAGTGTATTGAAGCCAATGCAGAAGAGATCAACTATTATTGGTATTTGGGATTAGCTTATTTATTAAACAAGCAGGAAGAGTCTGCAAAGAATATCTTTCTCTTAGCTTTCAGTCAAGGTGCTCAGGAGAAAATAGAGAAACAAAAAGATGATTTGATTAAAATTTTAGAAGCATATTGTTTAATGTCTATTGAAAGAGGTTATCTTAATCAAGTTCGAGCCATTCTAAATACTATTTTCTTTTTAAGAGAAGATTATCTAAATCTAGATTTAGATTTAGATTTAGCTATTGATCAAACTCTTAATAGCTTATATCAATCCGGGATTCAATTTGCCCAAAATGAACAGTATCAAAAAGCAGAAGATAGTTTTCTGAAAATTTTGGAACTAGTAGAAGATCCCTTGACGTGGTATAACGTTGCAGTTTTGTACTATAAATCTGAACAATTAATAAAGTCAGAAAACGCAATAAATAGTGCAATTGCACTAAGCCCTCGTAATGCTACCTACTTTTATACTTTAGGTTTAATCTTAGAAAAAAAACAAAAGCTTCAAGAAGCTATTGTAAACTACAAAAAAACAATTGATTTAGATAAATTTTATGCAGATGCTTACAATAATCTTGGCAATTTATATAAGAACATTGATTTAGAAAATGAGGCATTAATAATATGGAAAAAAGCCCTATCTTTTTGTCCTAATCATCATGGTGCATATATTAATTTTGGTAATTTCTATTTACACAAACGAGATTATCAAAAAGCAGAATTGATTTACCAAGCAGCTATTAAAAATAAGATCTGTCAAGTAGAGATTTATGATGGCTTTACTCAAACATTAAACGAATTAGGAAAAACTAAAGAATCTATTGATTTACTCGATCAGGCTGTATTGTTGTTCCCAGATAGTCTATTGCTACTACGAAGAAAAGAATTATTCTTGCCTCCGATTTATGTCGATCAAGAGGAAATTTTTTCTTATAGAGAACATTTTTCTGACGGACTGGAAACTCTAAGCCAGGCAATAGATCTGTCTACGCAAGAGGGAATTAGAAAAGCTTATGAAATTATTAATGGACAAAGTAAAGCTGGACAAACTAATTTCTATTTAGCTTATCAGGGTTACAATGATCTTGAACTACAAAAAAAGTATGGCAGACTAATCAATGATATAATGAAAGCAGCTTATCCTCAATGGGCAAAGCCTTTAAATATAAGAAAACCGACAGATAATCGTAAACTTAAAGTTGGTTATGTTTCCCAACGAATGCAATCATTGCTGGCAAGACTTTTAATTGGTTGGATTGAACATCGAGATCCCAATAAATTTGAGATTTATAGTTATTATATTGGAGAAACAATAGAGCAGAATAATCAATATTTTCAATTATTAAGCGATCACTATTTTCATTTCCCCAATCAACTAGAAGAAGCTTGTAAACAAATAATAGATGATCAAATAGATATTTTAGTTTATTTTGAAATAGGAATGGAGCCATTAATTAGTCAGTTAGCTAACTTAAGATTAGCTCCAATTCAATGTGCAACATGGGGGCATCCAATGACAACAGGTTTTCCAATGATCGATTACTTCCTAAGTAGTGATTCTATGGAGCCAAAAGAAGCACAGTCTCACTATTCAGAGCAATTAGTTCGATTACCAAAACTTGGATTTAATATTGTGCTTCCTCCTTATTTAGAGGCAACAAAAAAAAGAGATTATTTTAATATAGACAATAAAAATATTGTTTATTTATCCTGTCAATATCTACCTAAATATTTACCTCAGTATGATTACATATTTCCTGAGATTTATCAACGTGTTCCTAATGCTAAGTTTGTATTTATCAAACGCACTGGTAGTGAAGCAATTACCGAAGTATTTAAAGAAAGACTAGATTATATTTTTTCTCAGTATCAATTAAATTATAAAGACTCTTGTTGTTTTCTCTTAGGCTTAAACTCTCCTGATTATTTTAATTTTTTACATCTTTCTGATATTTTTTTAGATACAATTGGTTGGTCGGGCGGTTTTACTTCTCTTGATGCGATCGCCTGTGATCTACCTGTAGTGACTTGTCCAGGAGAATTTATGCGAGGCCGCCATAGCTATGGTATTTTAAAAATGTTAGAAATAGAAGAAACCATTGCCTACAGTGAAACTGATTACATTAAAATTGCCATAAAATTAGGATGTAATTCTAAATGGCGAAAAAAAATTCGTGACCAAGTAAGGGCTAATAAACACAAAATTTATAACGATCAATCTTGTGTTTTGAGTTTAGAAAAATTCTACTGCCATGTCTCAAAAAATAAATAA
- a CDS encoding tetratricopeptide repeat protein produces MNDQSYFEQILYYLQEGKYEEAIILLNSFIQESPRKLDSYLWLGLAYFLQDQEELAQDIWMSCLLNSDSRDSTPRILGNLIANMINHHLLLQSPNFNIIGKLFAVLGNLQENIDNHLLRKINKLIEITKKEALIFAFSKKFAQAKEKYENTLLIFPDDDEVLYQLGMVYFQLEDYEQAQIKVTEALTKNSEPSIYYEGLGLILEKIEQFHQAIQIYALAIEKDPKNPESYIKLANLLKQCSLSSEAQKLYQKALDNEIKHFAIYMNYGNLLINLEEYEESVNLYQRAILLQKDYADVYYNLAFALEKLNRISEASLYYGKNAYYEGRIEQAFEYFEQYRLSEYADLDFYNELGNYYQAQRKQNELIPIAKEGIQKYPESIRQRLYLINAYQRQNRQDIALKLSDEAIHFFQDEPKKSFIFEVFKQGILPIIYNTMDEIEIFRRNYIENLNLLITNIAIEIEDESQKAFAMFILRNRNNYYLHYQNKNDLEIQIKYADFVKKTMKIFYSNWLKFTNYIALNTTEKIRIGYLCHRSHGLGQLFLNWIKHRNSEKFETYFYDIGSVVDVNTESFRLYSNYYYHIPNDFEKLLEKIQEDSLHILVFLDIGIEPELCCLSALKLAPIQCSTWGHPITSGSSQIDYFLASDAMEPQNAQEHYSEKVVRLPNLGISIPSPEIPQELKTRSEFELQEGDILYVSCQMTAKYLPQHDYLFCEIVKQVPQAKILFSEAYESPEVNQKFKDRLKRKFDTYGLNINDFCLFKPRINPVDYRNLLCISDVFLDTLGWSGGLTSLDAIACNLPLVTLPGEFMRGRQSYGMLQIIGVTETVAKTEEDYIKIAVRLGSDAVWRQTIKDALKANSFKLFNDLTCVEALENFYEQIVQRVYHEY; encoded by the coding sequence ATGAATGATCAAAGCTACTTTGAACAAATTTTGTACTATTTACAGGAAGGTAAATATGAAGAAGCTATCATTCTCTTAAATTCTTTCATTCAAGAAAGCCCAAGAAAATTAGATAGTTATTTGTGGTTGGGTTTAGCTTATTTTCTGCAAGATCAAGAAGAACTAGCTCAAGATATTTGGATGTCTTGCCTCCTCAATAGTGACTCTCGCGATAGTACGCCGAGAATACTAGGTAACCTTATAGCAAATATGATTAATCATCATCTTCTACTTCAATCACCTAATTTTAATATTATTGGTAAACTTTTTGCTGTTCTCGGTAACTTACAAGAAAATATTGACAACCACTTATTAAGGAAAATTAATAAACTTATTGAAATCACCAAAAAAGAAGCTTTGATTTTTGCATTCTCTAAAAAATTTGCTCAAGCCAAAGAAAAATATGAAAATACTTTACTCATATTTCCCGATGACGATGAAGTTTTATATCAATTAGGAATGGTCTATTTTCAGTTAGAAGACTATGAGCAAGCACAAATTAAAGTAACTGAGGCACTAACGAAGAATTCTGAGCCTAGTATTTATTATGAAGGGCTAGGATTAATTTTAGAAAAAATAGAGCAGTTTCATCAAGCAATACAAATCTACGCATTGGCAATTGAGAAAGATCCTAAAAATCCAGAATCCTATATTAAATTAGCCAATTTATTAAAACAATGCTCATTGTCTAGCGAAGCTCAAAAACTTTATCAAAAGGCTTTAGATAATGAAATTAAACACTTTGCTATTTATATGAACTATGGTAATTTACTAATAAACTTAGAAGAATACGAAGAGTCCGTAAATTTGTACCAAAGAGCAATCTTGTTGCAAAAGGATTATGCAGACGTTTATTACAACTTAGCTTTTGCTTTAGAAAAATTGAATCGTATATCTGAAGCAAGTTTATACTACGGGAAAAATGCCTATTATGAAGGCAGAATTGAACAAGCATTTGAATATTTTGAGCAATATCGGTTGTCTGAATATGCAGACTTAGATTTTTATAATGAATTAGGCAATTATTATCAAGCTCAACGCAAACAAAATGAGCTAATTCCTATTGCTAAGGAGGGGATTCAAAAGTATCCAGAGAGTATTCGACAACGGCTTTATTTAATAAATGCTTACCAAAGACAAAATCGGCAAGATATAGCCTTAAAATTGTCAGATGAAGCCATCCATTTTTTTCAAGATGAGCCTAAAAAATCTTTTATTTTTGAAGTTTTTAAGCAAGGAATTTTACCTATTATTTATAATACGATGGATGAAATAGAAATATTCAGAAGGAACTATATTGAAAACTTAAATCTGTTGATAACAAATATAGCTATTGAAATTGAAGATGAATCTCAAAAAGCATTTGCAATGTTTATTCTTAGGAATCGAAATAATTATTATCTTCATTATCAGAATAAAAATGATTTAGAAATACAAATTAAATACGCAGATTTTGTCAAAAAAACAATGAAAATTTTTTATTCCAATTGGCTCAAATTTACGAACTATATTGCTCTAAACACAACGGAAAAAATTCGTATCGGTTATCTTTGTCATCGTTCCCATGGTCTAGGCCAATTATTTTTAAACTGGATTAAACATCGTAATTCAGAAAAATTTGAAACATATTTTTATGATATTGGAAGTGTGGTTGATGTTAACACCGAAAGCTTTCGATTGTATAGTAATTATTATTATCATATTCCGAATGATTTTGAAAAGCTTCTGGAAAAAATCCAAGAAGATTCTTTGCATATTTTGGTTTTTTTAGATATTGGTATTGAACCTGAATTATGTTGTTTATCTGCTCTGAAACTAGCTCCCATTCAATGTAGTACTTGGGGACATCCTATCACATCGGGTTCTTCTCAGATTGACTACTTTTTGGCCAGTGATGCAATGGAACCTCAGAATGCCCAGGAACACTATTCGGAGAAAGTTGTTCGGTTACCAAATCTGGGCATCTCTATTCCTTCACCAGAGATTCCCCAAGAACTCAAAACTCGTTCCGAATTTGAACTTCAAGAAGGGGACATTCTTTACGTTTCTTGCCAAATGACAGCTAAATATTTACCTCAGCATGACTATCTTTTTTGTGAGATTGTTAAACAGGTTCCTCAAGCCAAAATTTTATTTAGTGAAGCCTATGAAAGTCCAGAAGTCAACCAAAAGTTTAAGGACAGACTTAAGCGCAAATTCGACACTTATGGCTTGAATATTAACGATTTTTGTCTTTTCAAACCCAGAATAAACCCCGTAGATTATCGTAATCTTTTATGTATATCAGATGTTTTTTTAGATACTCTTGGATGGTCTGGTGGTCTGACAAGTTTAGATGCTATTGCTTGTAATTTACCCTTGGTAACTCTTCCAGGGGAGTTTATGCGGGGACGACAGTCCTATGGTATGTTACAAATTATTGGAGTCACTGAAACTGTTGCTAAAACGGAGGAGGATTATATTAAAATTGCTGTTCGGCTTGGCTCAGATGCAGTATGGAGACAAACAATCAAAGACGCTTTGAAAGCAAATTCTTTTAAACTATTTAATGATTTAACTTGTGTTGAGGCCTTAGAGAATTTTTATGAGCAAATTGTTCAGAGAGTCTATCATGAATATTAA
- a CDS encoding type IV pilin-like G/H family protein yields the protein MVVITILTILVLISFPLVMSQIGKARESEAKMNLSAIGLAQQEYFFEKGSFSNQMSNLATSVNNGYYSYPNPTLLSSTVVKHQAVPFEPQNKNIRHYSMGVYFNSDQSYSVKLCQSANPSLDTEVGDTASSGCISGILLD from the coding sequence ATGGTTGTCATTACAATCCTAACAATCCTAGTTCTTATTTCTTTTCCCTTAGTGATGTCACAAATTGGTAAAGCAAGGGAAAGTGAAGCAAAAATGAATCTAAGTGCGATTGGATTAGCTCAACAAGAATATTTTTTTGAAAAAGGAAGCTTTTCTAACCAAATGTCAAACCTAGCCACATCAGTAAATAATGGTTACTACTCCTATCCAAACCCGACTTTACTTTCTTCTACAGTAGTCAAGCATCAAGCCGTTCCCTTTGAGCCTCAGAACAAAAATATTCGGCATTATTCCATGGGAGTCTATTTCAATTCTGATCAGAGTTATTCAGTCAAATTATGTCAAAGTGCTAATCCAAGCCTAGACACCGAGGTTGGTGATACCGCTTCATCAGGTTGTATTAGTGGTATTTTATTGGATTAA
- a CDS encoding prepilin-type N-terminal cleavage/methylation domain-containing protein: MIGKVRGLGKLQLEGSQDINLSPTQRKKIMNSNFKFKLLSHLTAKKEDKGFTLIELLVVVIIIGVLAAIALPNLLGQVGKARESEAKSTIGALNRAQQGYFTEKGAFATGTTNLEVPTSGTKYYSITVPAAGIQLANGTNNPKDGTRDYGGGVSYNTNSRSFSSIVCRAVSSPAYALAASDITGGQITSNATVGCVSSTVSEEVK, encoded by the coding sequence GTGATAGGAAAAGTGAGGGGTTTGGGTAAGTTACAGCTAGAAGGGTCTCAAGACATCAACTTATCCCCAACCCAAAGGAAGAAGATCATGAATAGTAACTTTAAATTTAAACTGCTCTCTCATCTCACTGCTAAGAAAGAAGATAAAGGTTTTACCTTAATTGAACTGTTGGTCGTTGTGATCATCATCGGTGTGTTAGCAGCTATTGCTCTCCCCAACCTGCTTGGACAAGTGGGTAAAGCACGGGAATCAGAAGCTAAATCCACTATTGGCGCGTTGAACAGAGCACAACAAGGCTACTTTACAGAAAAAGGAGCTTTTGCTACTGGCACGACCAACTTAGAAGTTCCCACCTCTGGTACCAAATATTACTCGATCACGGTTCCTGCCGCAGGGATTCAATTAGCGAATGGAACCAATAATCCCAAAGATGGAACTCGTGACTACGGTGGTGGAGTCTCTTATAACACAAATAGTCGCTCGTTTAGTTCTATCGTCTGTCGTGCGGTATCTTCTCCTGCCTATGCTTTAGCTGCTAGCGATATCACTGGTGGGCAGATTACTTCCAATGCCACCGTTGGCTGTGTTAGCTCTACTGTAAGTGAAGAAGTTAAGTAG
- a CDS encoding class I SAM-dependent methyltransferase encodes MNRFFDLSYQDKTLQQFESHPYPDTPLEESPKDNVTLLYKNSLVTAYYRFCQRVISSLEDCLILDLACGTGYTTLILAEANPKAKIIAVDISPLSLEIAEKRLNYHGFSNVEYQVLALENLNQLGLQFNYINASDILYLLPDIPFALKQLGTVLKPQGIIRSNLHSYYQRFNYYRAQTLFKQMGLMEGNPDQIELGIVRDFFSALDDKADLKLKTWGQQKPEDVRDETILMNYLFQNDKGFTIPELLNFLGQADLELFSMVNWWEWQLTDLFKDPDNLPAFLAMGLANLDLGEQLTLYELIHPNKRLLDFWCGRPYSAIKTENIKATEDWRNIQVYLHPQLKTESFQQEVLSSSHLFPLNLKDYFPFLPQEIWLDRTLLTALFTPLLEQACSLHVLVQRWLAIRPVDPVTLSPTTEADAFMVISQAIMDQERLGIILLDQQL; translated from the coding sequence ATGAATCGTTTCTTTGACCTGAGTTATCAAGATAAAACCTTACAACAATTTGAAAGTCATCCCTATCCTGATACGCCCCTAGAAGAATCTCCGAAGGATAATGTAACGCTTCTCTACAAAAATAGTTTGGTTACGGCTTATTATCGTTTTTGCCAACGGGTTATTTCCTCCTTAGAAGATTGTTTAATCCTAGATTTAGCCTGTGGAACGGGCTATACAACTTTAATTCTTGCTGAAGCAAATCCTAAAGCAAAGATTATTGCGGTAGATATTTCACCTTTATCCTTAGAAATCGCAGAAAAACGTCTCAATTATCATGGCTTTAGCAACGTGGAGTACCAGGTTTTAGCCTTAGAAAATCTCAATCAGTTAGGTTTACAGTTTAACTATATTAATGCGTCCGATATTTTATATCTTTTGCCCGATATTCCTTTTGCCCTCAAACAGTTAGGAACAGTATTAAAACCCCAAGGCATTATTCGTAGTAACCTCCATAGTTATTATCAACGTTTTAATTATTACCGCGCCCAAACCTTATTTAAACAGATGGGCTTAATGGAAGGAAATCCAGACCAAATAGAATTAGGAATCGTTCGAGACTTTTTTTCGGCTCTTGATGATAAAGCTGATTTAAAGCTCAAAACCTGGGGGCAGCAAAAACCTGAAGATGTCAGAGATGAGACTATTTTAATGAATTATCTTTTTCAGAATGATAAAGGTTTTACAATACCAGAATTATTAAATTTTCTAGGACAGGCTGACTTGGAACTTTTTAGTATGGTAAATTGGTGGGAATGGCAACTCACTGATCTATTTAAAGACCCTGATAACTTGCCCGCTTTTTTAGCGATGGGATTAGCCAATTTAGACTTAGGGGAACAACTAACTCTTTATGAATTAATTCACCCCAACAAACGGCTTTTGGATTTTTGGTGTGGTCGTCCCTATTCAGCTATTAAAACAGAAAACATTAAGGCAACAGAAGATTGGCGGAATATCCAAGTCTATTTACATCCTCAACTTAAAACCGAATCCTTTCAACAAGAAGTTCTATCCAGTTCTCATTTATTTCCTCTTAACCTCAAGGACTACTTTCCCTTCTTGCCCCAGGAAATTTGGCTAGATCGTACTCTATTGACAGCTCTTTTTACTCCACTCTTGGAACAAGCTTGCTCATTACATGTGCTAGTGCAACGATGGTTGGCTATTCGTCCAGTGGATCCTGTTACCTTGTCCCCCACGACAGAAGCAGACGCATTTATGGTCATCAGTCAAGCAATAATGGATCAAGAGCGATTAGGCATTATTTTGTTGGATCAACAGTTGTAA
- a CDS encoding methyltransferase domain-containing protein, translating into MQIRPFLESLPSLYEHWGTTAMQPKKAEPFREILGKVEQPTTANFLQLLTSAAEYLEPGEVICEIGCWHGANLIGVLADHPDRLAYGVDFFSTQAEVAENKIELLQGNLETFGVAEQFCFSHQIIDDFFANLRDIGTEDKVGLYIYNFEPEYRQILMSLLLANDFLAEQALIIINNTNKQPVRQAVGDFLNTQSNAKIIVDWQSNSNQVFGSQGLGVIAWDSQNSLGEIQPIIIQESSFNPINLVSIFEQGDKKKVLHVGCGPYNPDALPPELRTEEWQEIRLDINPAVNPDILGTITDLSAVPDESVDAVFSSHNIEHIYTYEVPRALREFKRVLKPHGMAVITCPDIQAVALEVAQGNLENPLYISPAGPIAAIDILYGLGTSIEQGNYYMAHKTAFTAETLKEKLLKAGFEQVEVHREGLNLWATAYVNTRSTKEDILAE; encoded by the coding sequence ATGCAGATTCGTCCCTTTCTCGAAAGCTTGCCCAGTCTCTATGAGCATTGGGGAACAACCGCAATGCAACCAAAGAAAGCAGAACCCTTTCGAGAAATTTTAGGAAAAGTAGAGCAGCCAACTACTGCTAATTTTTTACAATTGTTAACCTCTGCGGCAGAATATTTAGAGCCAGGGGAAGTCATCTGCGAGATTGGTTGTTGGCATGGTGCAAATCTAATTGGTGTTTTAGCGGATCATCCTGATCGCCTTGCTTATGGAGTAGATTTTTTCTCGACTCAAGCAGAAGTCGCAGAAAACAAAATTGAGTTATTGCAAGGAAATTTAGAAACTTTTGGCGTTGCAGAACAGTTTTGTTTTTCCCACCAGATAATAGATGATTTTTTTGCGAATTTACGGGACATAGGGACTGAAGATAAAGTCGGTTTGTATATCTATAATTTTGAGCCAGAATATCGTCAGATATTAATGAGTTTGTTATTAGCCAATGATTTTTTAGCAGAGCAAGCATTAATTATTATCAATAATACAAATAAACAACCTGTCCGACAAGCGGTTGGAGATTTTCTCAATACCCAATCCAATGCGAAAATTATTGTGGATTGGCAGAGCAATAGTAATCAAGTTTTTGGCAGTCAAGGGTTAGGTGTTATTGCCTGGGATAGTCAAAATAGTTTAGGTGAGATTCAACCAATTATTATTCAGGAAAGCTCTTTTAATCCCATTAATCTGGTCAGTATTTTTGAGCAAGGTGATAAGAAGAAGGTTCTTCATGTGGGCTGTGGCCCCTATAATCCTGATGCTTTACCGCCTGAGTTACGAACAGAGGAGTGGCAAGAGATTCGCTTAGATATTAACCCAGCCGTTAACCCTGATATTTTAGGAACGATTACGGATTTAAGTGCGGTTCCTGATGAGTCGGTAGATGCGGTGTTTTCTTCCCATAATATTGAGCATATTTATACCTATGAAGTCCCTCGTGCTTTACGGGAATTTAAGCGAGTGTTAAAACCTCATGGTATGGCAGTGATTACCTGTCCTGATATTCAAGCCGTTGCGTTAGAAGTTGCTCAGGGAAACTTAGAAAATCCACTTTATATTTCTCCTGCTGGCCCCATTGCGGCGATCGATATTTTGTACGGTTTAGGAACCTCTATCGAACAAGGAAATTATTATATGGCTCATAAAACAGCTTTTACCGCAGAAACTCTAAAAGAAAAGTTATTAAAAGCTGGATTTGAACAAGTAGAAGTTCATCGAGAGGGGTTAAATCTTTGGGCAACAGCTTATGTAAATACTAGAAGTACTAAGGAAGATATTTTGGCTGAATAG
- the chlG gene encoding chlorophyll synthase ChlG translates to MSNQPPTNPISEKTESNSAKTRQLLGMKGASTGESSIWKIRLQLMKPITWIPLIWGVICGAASSGEYTWTLESVLKVLTCMLLSGPLMTGYTQTLNDFYDREIDAINEPYRPIPSGAISIPQVTAQILILLGGGLGVAYLLDLWAKHDFPIMTVLTLGGAFIAYIYSAPPLKLKQNGWLGNYALGASYIALPWWAGHALFGELNSTIMILTLIYSLAGLGIAVVNDFKSVEGDRQLGLKSLPVMFGITTAAWICVVMIDLFQAGIAGYLIFIQERLYATIVLLLIIPQITFQDMYFLRNPLENDVKYQASAQPFLVIGMLITGIALGQAGI, encoded by the coding sequence ATGTCTAATCAACCCCCGACAAACCCCATCTCCGAAAAAACTGAGTCAAATAGTGCAAAAACCCGCCAACTATTAGGAATGAAGGGGGCATCTACGGGAGAATCCTCTATTTGGAAAATTCGCCTGCAATTGATGAAACCGATCACCTGGATTCCCTTAATTTGGGGAGTCATTTGTGGTGCGGCTTCGTCGGGAGAATATACCTGGACATTAGAAAGTGTCTTAAAAGTTTTGACTTGTATGTTACTGTCTGGCCCCCTGATGACCGGCTATACCCAAACGCTCAATGACTTTTATGATCGAGAAATTGATGCTATTAATGAACCCTATCGTCCCATTCCCTCTGGTGCAATTTCCATTCCCCAAGTAACCGCGCAAATCCTCATTCTTTTGGGTGGCGGTTTAGGCGTTGCCTATCTGCTCGATCTTTGGGCCAAACATGATTTTCCGATCATGACAGTTTTAACTTTAGGAGGTGCATTTATTGCCTATATTTATTCGGCTCCTCCGTTGAAATTAAAACAAAATGGTTGGTTAGGAAATTATGCTCTCGGTGCTAGTTATATTGCTTTACCCTGGTGGGCTGGTCACGCGCTTTTCGGGGAGTTAAACAGTACAATTATGATCCTGACCCTGATCTATAGTTTGGCTGGTTTAGGCATTGCCGTTGTTAATGACTTTAAAAGTGTGGAAGGCGATCGCCAATTGGGATTAAAATCGTTACCAGTAATGTTTGGGATTACGACGGCAGCTTGGATTTGTGTTGTGATGATCGATCTATTTCAAGCGGGCATTGCCGGATATTTAATCTTTATTCAGGAGAGACTTTATGCGACTATTGTTCTACTGCTAATTATTCCCCAGATCACCTTTCAAGATATGTATTTTCTCCGTAATCCCCTAGAAAATGATGTCAAATATCAAGCTAGTGCCCAACCATTTTTGGTAATTGGGATGTTAATCACGGGTATTGCCCTAGGCCAGGCTGGTATTTAG